The DNA window GAGAAGAGGGTGAAGCAGACCGCGCCGAGGCCGACCAGGACCCGCGCGGGGATGAAGAAGGACGGGTCCGTGACCGCGGCCTCGAAGAGGAAGGCCCCGAAGAACAGGCAGGTCAGCGCCGTGACCACGGGGATCATCGGGATGCGGTTGGCCAGGGGGAAGGTCCGCCGCCAGACCAGGGCCAGGAGCAGGGCCTTGGACAGGATGCTGTAGCAGACCAGCCCCAGGCCGATGAGGATGCAGCCGGGCGCGATGCGGTAGGGGTGATCGGAGCTCGCCAGGACGTAGACGCCGAGGAGGATGTCGATGGTGCCCATCACGATGACGAGCCAGCCCCAGCGGTAGCGCTCGGGCTCACCGAAGCTGTTGCGCACCTGGCGGACGATGCTGGCGACCAGGGCGATCAGGCTGGCGCAGATCGCGGACAGGCCGAAGAGGACGTGACCGGCGGTGTAGTAGGCGCCGCCCTCCGGGGTCGTGCCGCCGCCCTTGGCCATGAGGACGAAGGCGTACACGAAGCCGGCGAGGGCGCAGAGGGCCGGGACCGCGATGAGGACCTTGCCCACCACCGGCGAGTACGCCTCCTCCGGAGGCTCGTCCTCCGCGGTACGGGCGGCGTTGACCGGGATGAGGGTGAAGCGGGTCGAGGAGGTCGCCACGGTGCTGACGCAGGCGCTGATCAGGCCGATGCCGACGATCACGTGGCCGGCCACCACGTATGGGGGTTCGTCGCCCCGCGTGAGGATGACGACCCCGTAGACGACGGCGATGAGAGCGGAGAGGTAGCCGGTCAGGGGCAGGATGACCTGCCAGGCCCGGCTGTAGCGGGAGATCAGCTGGCGGATGATCGTGGCCGCGGTGGTGAAGAGCGCGTAGCAGATGGCGGCCAGGGCGATGGTCACATGCCCGGCCACGAAATGGTCGGCGTCCGGGGCGCCCGCCAGCACATACCACCCGAAGGCGCCGCAGATGACACCCATCACCAGCGGGATGGCGCGGAAGACGACGCTCATCGCAACGTTCACTGTTATCCCCCGATGAACAGTTGTGCCGGCTCCCCCGAACCGAGTTCTTCCTCGCTCATGCCCCACCCGGTACTTCGAACACCGAACCGATCCCGCCGGACCTCCTGGTTCGCGTTCGGACACGGCGGGCGGCGCCGGTCAATAAGATCACTGCTGCTGCGGTGTGACGGCGATGGCGACGGCGACGGGAGCCCTCGATGAGCGACCCCGGCGGTTTCGGCCCCCTGACGATGGACGAACGCGACCCGATCGGCCCCTACCGGATCGTGGGCCGGATGGGCGCGGGCGGCATGGGGGTCGTCTACGCGGGGGTCGCGGCCGACGGCGCCCGGGTGGCGGTCAAGGTCATCCATCCGGGGCTGGCGGCCGATCCGCAGTTCCTGGCCCGGTTCGTCCGGGAGGTGGAGCTGCTGTCGCGGGTGCGGGGGCGCTGCGTCGTCTCGGTGCTGGACGCCGACACCACTGCGATGCCGCCCTGGCTGGCCACGGAGTTCGTCCCTGGGCCGACGCTCAGCACGTACGTCCAGCAGAACGCGCCGCTGCCGCCCGGCCCGCTGCTCTCGTTCGGCGTGGACATCGCCGAGGCGCTCACCGAGATCCACCGGGCCGGCATCGTGCACCGCGACCTCAAACCCGGGAACGTCATCCTCGCCGGCTCCGGCGCGAAGGTCCTCGACTTCGGCATCGCGCGGGCCCTCGACGAGAGCGGGCTCACGGGCACCGGCGCGCTGATCGGCACGCCCGGCTGGATCAGCCCCGAGCAGTACCGGGGCGACCAGGCGGACGCCGCCGCCGACGTGTTCGCGTGGGGCGCGCTGATGACGTACGCGGCCACGGGGCGCCCGCCCTTCGGCACCGGGGCTCCCGACGTCCTCGCCTACCGGGTCATGGGCGTCGATCCCGACCTGTCCGGGGTGCCGGAGGAGGTCCGCGAGCTCGTACGGAGCGCGCTCGCCAAGGACCGTACGGCACGGCCGCCCGCCGAGGAGGTGCTCGCCCGGATCGCCGCGATCCGGTCGGGCACGGGCCCGACGCCGGTCACCCTGCCGGTGACGCGCACGAAGGTCATGCCGCCTCCGGCGGTGCCCGCCCAGCGGGTGACGGTGCCGGGATGGGCGGCCGGGGTGGTCGCCGCCGCCGTCGTGGCGGTCGTGGCCGGGGGAGCGGTGCTGGCGGCGAGCTCCGGAGGAGGGCTGCTGACGGCGCTGCTGGGCCCGGGCGGCGGCCCGGCCGCGACGACGTACGAGGAGAGCCCGGAGCCGGACACGAGCGACGAGACCACGACCGCCGCCACCACCACGGACGACCCCACGGACGAGCCGAGCGACGACCCCACGGACGAGCCCACGGACGACGCCGAGGACGAGACGGCGGCCCCGGAGAAGACGCCCGCCCCGCGCCGACAGCCCACCGCGGGCGCGCGGCGCTCGACCGCCTCCGTCCCGTGCGCGTCCGAGGGCTCGATCCTCCGGCAGGCCGCCGCGCTGAACGGCGGCAGCCTGCCCTCGGACGCCGCCGTCGAGTCCCGGCTGTGCGTGGGGAACTGGGTGGCGGCCAGGATCGCCTCCCCGAGCGTCGGCGGCATCGACCTGATCGCCACCCGCGACGCCACCCGCTTCCTGGACGGCGACATCGGCAGCAACCTCTGCTCGCGCGACTACGGCTCGAAGCTGGTGACGGCCGCGCCGGCCCGCATCACGTCGTTCCTCTGCCCCAACGGCGTCGACTGACCCGGGGCGACGGGGGTCAGGCCTGCGGGGCGGGTTCGACGACGAGCCGGTAGTCGACGCCCGTACGGAAGGTTCCCGACGAGCCGCGGATGGTCAGCGTGTGGGGTCCGGTGGGCAGCGGCGCGAGGCGTACCCAGAGGCCGCAGGCGTGGGTGGTCCCCGTGCCCGCCGAGTCGGTCACGGTGACGCCGGCCTCGTCCAGGCGCTCCGGCTCGACCGGCTTGCCGTCGAGGACGGCCTTCCCTTTGGCCGTGGCCATGAACGTGGCGCAGTCAGCGGCGTCGCCGAGCAGGTTCACCAGCGGGAACGCGAGCGGCCGGCCCGCCGGGATCCGGCAGCTCCGCCGCACGGTGCCGCCGTAGGTGCCGGCCAGGAACCAGAGGTCGTCCGGCTGGGCGTGGTCGCAGAACTCGCCGGTGGTGTCCTGTACGGGACTGGCGTCGTCGTCCGCGGAGTACGCCCACGTCCACCAGCGCCCCTGGACGCTCGTCTCCGGCGGGACCACGCCGGGGGACCGGCTCTCCGGGGTCAGGCCGCAGGCGGGAGCGAGGGCGGCGAGAGCCACCAGACAGGCCCCGGCTGATCGGTTGATCATCTGAGGATGATAAGGCCGCCTGGCGGACGAGGCCGGACGGGTCGCGTACGGAAAAGGCTGAACTGGGCCTGTCTCCCGTATATCCGGTGTGAGATTCTTCCGAACGGAAACCACGGGGGGCGTATTGAGGGGTCTCCGATCTTGATCGGGAAATGGCCGGCCGACTCGCGCTCGAAGGTCACCGTACGTGACGGTTGATGGGGGCGTCGGACCCGGACATGCGAAACCCGTGGCTCTTGTGGATCATGACTGTTCTCTACGCAGTCAACCCCCAAGGAACCACGGGCGTGCACAATCCTATCGAGACCTCCACCGAGGCGACACTGCTGCTTGATCTGGAGGGCCTGCACGTGGTCAAGGTCGAGCGCGACCACGACGGCCATCGGATCGTCCACGTCGTCACCGCCGACGAATCCGCCCGTGCCTGCCCGGCCTGCGGCGTCTTCTCCGTCACCGTCAAGGAACGGGTGGCCACCCGGCCACGGGACCTGCGCGCGGGCGACTCCCCGTACACCCTGCTGTGGCACAAACTCCGGTGGAGCTGTCGCGAGCCGCTGTGCCCTCGAGGCTCGTTCACCGAGCAGATCCCGCAGGTCAGCGCCGGAATGCGGACGACCGCCCGGCTACGCCGCGCCTGCGGACGCGCGATCGCCGACGGCGGCCGCACCGTCACCCAAGCCGCCCGCGACCACCGTCTCTCCTGGCCCATCGCGATGCGCGAACTACGCGCCTACGCCACCGAGGTACTGCCCGACCAGCCCGAACCCACCCCCGTGATCGGCATCGACGAGATCCGCCGAGGCCGCCCCCGCTGGGAGCAAGACCCCGACACCGGGAAATACCGGCTGATCGCAGACCGCTGGCACGTCGGCTTCACCGACCTGGCCACCGGCCAGGGACTGCTCGGCCAGGTCGAAGGCCGCCTCTCCACATCAGTGGCGGCCTGGTTGAACGCCCGCCCAAAGGCATGGCGAACGGCGCTCACCCACGTGGCGATCGACATGTGCCAGACCTTCCGCTGCGCGGTCCGCGCCGCCCTGCCCCACGCGATCATCGTGGTCGACCACTTCCACCTCGTGCAACTGGCCAACGGCAAGCTCGCCGACCTGCGCCGCCGCCTGACCTGGAAGATGCGTGACCGTCGCGGCCGAACGGGAGATCCCGAATACGACCACCGGCGGCTGCTGCGCTCCAACCGCGAAGACCTCACCGACGAGCAGATCGCCATCCTGGAACGCGACCTGACCAGGATCGGAACCTACGGCCGACACATCCTGGCCGGCTGGCACGCCAAGGAGAAACTGCGATACCTGCTCGCACTGGCCCGCACCAACCCTGCCCGCTCGACGATCGCCCACCGCCTGCACGCCTTCTACATCTGGTGCGCCGACCATCCCTACCTGCCCGAACTCGTCACCCTCGCCGAGACCGTCGCCTCCTGGTGGAAGGAGATCGAGGCGTTCCTGCTCACCGGGATCACCAACGCCAAGAGCGAGGGCACCAACCGAGTCATCAAGCTCGAAGCCCGCTGCGCATACGGCTTCCGCAACCCGGCCAACCAACGCCTCCGGTCACGCTGCGCAACCACACGAGAGAGTCGAAACCGCGCCATTCCCGCTTAACTTCCGAGAGCCGTATTGAGCAGGGTCACATTTCTGGGGACCGGCAATTTCCAGGCCGCCGAGCGCTATTGGAATGGATTCGTCCTGGACGATCATATTCTGGTCGAGCCGTCGCCCACCGCGCTGCCGCACCTGCGCCGGTGCGGGATCGACGTGGCCGGGCTCGACGTCGTGGCCATCTCGCACTTCCACGCCGACCACACCTTCGGCTGGCCCTTCCTGCTGCTCGAACTGCTGCACCGGCACGCCGCCACGCCGCTCCACGTGGTGGGGCCGCCCCGGGTCGAGCAGTTCCTCCGGACGATGATGGACGTCGCCGGCGTGCCCGGCATCCACGAGGAGGCGCACGAGAAGCTCGACATCCGCTACGTCGAGGTGGACTGCTCGTGGCAGGTGGCGGGCCCGCTCAGGTTCCGGGCCGTGGAGGTGGACCACGTGGCGCATCTCGACTGCTACGGGTACGTCTTCGAGCGCGCCGGCGCGACGGTCGGGTACTCCGGGGACACGCGGCCGGGCGCCGGCCTCGACGCGCTCGCGGCGGCCAGCGACGCGCTCATCCTGGAGTGCAACGGCCCGCACCATCCCGCCGCCGGGCACATGGAGGTCGGGCACGTGGAGGCGTTGCGCCGGCGGTTTCCCGATGTGCCGTTCGTGCTGACGCACCTGGGGGCGGGGGTGGAGGCCGGGCACATCGAACGCTGCCTGGTGCCGGACGACTTCCAGACGGTGGAGATCTAGCCGGGGCCGGTCCGTCCGGCGGCGGACCGGCTGTCCTCTTCCCCTGTTATGGTCATGTCCAAACTCATGATCAAGTTGAGCCTTCAGTCAGGATTGGGAGGGGTCATGCGGACCACGAGCAAGATCGCCATCGTCACTTCGGTGCTCGTCGCCTCGGGCGCGGCTCCGGTGGCGGCGAGCGCGGCAGCGGCGCCCGCTTTTGTGGCCTACCACAACGTGGGTGCCGCCGAGAGCGTCAAGCAGGTACGCCGCCTCAAGGAACAGGGCTATCGCCCCCTTACCGTAAACGTTTCCGACGGGGAGCGGTACGCCGCCGTCTGGGTCAAGGGCGGCTCGCCGGACTGGGGCATCTGGCAGGGCATGTCGGCCTCCGGCTACCAGCGGCGTGTGGACGCCGGCGTGAAGGAGGGCGTCCAGCCGGTGTCGGTGTCCGCCACGGGCCCGGCCGGCTCGGCGGTGTTCACGGCGGTCTTCGACAAGAAGGGCGGCACCTTCCAGTCCCGCCATAACCTGACGGGGAGCGAGTTCGCCGCGGCCAACAAGCACGCCGTCGGCCAGGGGCTCGCCCTGACCTCCGTGGACGCCTACGGCACGCCGGACGACGTCCGTTACGTGGCGGTATGGGCCCCGAACCCGGGCGGCGCCTGGTACTACACCTACGGCAAGAGCCGCTCCCAGCACGAGGCCGAGTTCCACGCCAGGAAGGACAAGGGCTTCCGGCCGGTCAAGGTCGCCGTCGCGCCCGACGGGACGTACACGGCGGTGTGGCGCAAGGACGGGCTCAAGTCCTGGGCGCACTTCGTCGATATGAGCGCGTCGGGCTACCAGGCCCGGTTCGACCAGCTCAAGGGCAAAGGGCTGTACCCCGTCCAGGTGAACGCCGAGGGCGGCAAGTACACCGCCGTCTGGGAGTGAGGCTCACGGGACGCGGACGCGGACGTTCCCGGTGCCGCTGCGGGCGACGATGACGGCGGACGCCTTCGGGTCGCTCCTGAGGTCGGAGGTGACGGAGCCGTCCCTGCTGCGGGCGGTCACCGCGTACGAGCCCTTCGGCACCGTCGCCGTCACCCGGCCGTCGGCGGACTCCAGGTCCAGGTCGGCGGGGGCGGTGACGAAGGTGACGTCGATCGCGCCGTCCACGGTGCGGGCGCGTACGGCCGCCGAGGTCAGGGCGGTGCCGGTGATCGGGCCGTCGCTGCGCAGGCGCAGGCGGCCCGAGGCGCCGTCGACCTGGATGTGCTCGCGTGAGACCGCGTCCACGTCCTGCCCGAGGTTCTTGAGCGTCACGCCGTCGGGGGCCTCGACCGTGACGTGGACGGCGGGCGGCACCTCGACGTGATAGCGGGCGCCGCAGTCGCCGACGATCATGCTGCAGTCCGCGCCGAGCCGCAGGACGCCGTCGCGGAGGGACCAGGTGGCGTTGCCCTCGCCGGCCGCCTTGCCGCGGACCCAGCGGTCCACCCGCACCGAGCCGGCGGAGCCGGGCAGGACGCGGACGCCGCCCAGCGAGGAGACGATCTTCAGTGTGGTCCCCGTGACGGGGAAGGCGCGGCTGGAGCGGACCTCCTCGGCGTCCAGGTCGAGGCCGCCGCAGCCGGCCGTGGCGAGGGCCGTCAGGGCTGCGAGGGCGGTGGAGGCTGCGAGCGCAGCGAGTCGCGTCATGGGACCGATCCTCGCGGCGGGCGCCCGCCGCCTCATCGGCCATCTGACCGACCGCCATCGGCCAGATGACCCCAAAGGAGCTAGAGGGCCGCCAGGAGCGCCCGGACGTGCCGCAAGGGGTCGGTGAGGTCCAGCGGACGCACCACGACGGTGTCCGCGCCGGCCGCCGCCAGCGCCTTGACGCGGCCGGCGGCCTCCTCGGCCGTCCCGGTCGCCATCATCACGTCCTCGGGCGCCACCCCCAGGAAGGCGGCCTGCCCCTCGACCAGCCCGCGGTCGACGGTGTGGCCGTCGCCGACGCCGAGGAAGGTGAACATCACCACCTCGTGCCCGTCACCGGCCCCGATGGTCTCCCGCAGGGCGGTGAGCTGCGCGGGCCCGACCCCTTCCGGCAGGATCGTGCCCTCCGCCACCCGCCCGGACAGCGCCAGCGACCTCGGCCCCTTCACCCCGGCCAGCACCGGCGGGACGGTGGCGGGCGGGTGCACGAGCGAGACCCCGTCGAGCCGGACCTCCCGGCCCTCCAGCGTCACCGTCTCGCCCCGCAGCAGCGCCCGTACGGACGTGATCGTCTCCTCCAGCAGCGACAGCGGCGACGCGGGGGCCGCTCCCACCTGTCGCATCCATTCGCGTACGCCGTGCCCGATCCCGGCGGCGAGCCGCCCCGGGTGCAGGCGGGCCAGGTTGCCCAGCTCCATGGCCAGCAGCATCGGGTTGCGCAGGGGAGCGGGGGTGATGCCGATGCCGACGCGCAGGCGGGAGGTGACGGCGAGGGCGGTGGCGGCCGAGGTGAGCCCGCCGGCCCAGCCGAGGTCCTCGACCACCCACAGGTCGTCGGCGGAGCTGTCGTCCAGCTCCCTGGCGAACGGCACGAGCCGCTCGGGCGGCAGGCCCCGGTCGAACATCACGCCCAGTCTCACGGCTTCCTCCAGCAGTAGCGGAACACCCGGCCGACAACCGAGTATCCAGCACGGGAGGAAGGTGGCTCAGGCCGCCGTCCCGAGGGCCGTACGGGCCGCGTTCATGGAGTCCGTGGTCTCGAAGTGCCGGTCGAGGTTGGTGATCGTCAGCAGGTGCTTGATCATGCCAGGGGCCAGCACCAGGATGAGTCGCCCGCGCACCTGCTGGATCCGGTTGAGCGTGGAGACCAGGACGCCCAGCCCGACCGAGTCGCAGAACGGCACCTCGGTGAGATCGAGGACGAGATTAGGAGGGTCGGCCTCGGCGATGGCCTGCTCCAGCTCGGCCCGGACCCGGGGAGCGGCCGCCACGTCGAGATCGCCGACGATGTGCAGAACGGTGCAGGGGTCCTCCCGCCAATGTTTGACCACCATGGCCGTTTCCTGCCCGACGTCCGAAAAGATATGCCTATTGCTTACATATGTTCTGCATAGCCGTTTTCGTGGTTGGTGTAACGGCGGGTTTCGGCGCCGGGTCGGCCGAGGTCTTCTGCTTGACGATTTTCGGCTGGTCGCTGCCGACGATCACCTCGATGCCCTTCACATCCGCCTTCTTCAGCTCCGCGCCGGGAACGGCGGCGGCGACCACGCGGGCGGCGGCCTCCTGGCCCTCCGGATAGCGGATCAGGGTCCGCTTGTAATCCTTCTTGTCGGTGTTGCCGGGCTCGTCGGGGACCTTGAACCCGTACGCGACCAGCCCCGCCTTCGTCCGCGCCCCGAGCCCGGTGATGAGCGTGCCGTTCTTGACCTTGAGCGTCACGCTGCCGGGCGCGACCGCGGAGGGCTTGGCCGAGGGTGTGGCGGCGGCCGTGGGCGTGGGCTTGGTGACGTCCTGGTCGTTGTCGATCCTGGTGAACAGGTCCTTGGCGGCCTGCTTGTCCCACAGCACCGCCGACTCGCCCGTGGGGGCGCGGTAGTTCACGTCCGCCAGCGGCACGTCCACGAAGCGCACGTTCTGCAGCGAGACGTCGCGCAGCTGGGTGGCCAGGTCGACCAGGCCGTCGTCCGGGTCCACCTTGACCGTGCCCAGCGTGGAGTTGACGAACGAGGCCAGCTTGGCCGGGTTGCTCAGCGTCTCGGCGCTCAGCGCCCGGTTGAGCAGGGCCGAGATGACCTGCTGCTGGCGGTCGATGCGGTCGAGGTCGGAGCGGGCCGTGGCGCGGGTGCGGGCGTAGAGGAGGGCCTGCACGCCGTCGAGCTGGTGGGTGCCCGCGGCCAGGTTGAGCGCGATCTTCTGGTCGTTGATCGCCACGGGCGTGCAGACGGTGACGCCGCCGAGCGAGTCGACCACGTCGATGAAGCCGAGGATGTTGACCTCGATGTAGCGGTTGATCCGCAGGCCGGTGGCCGCCTCGACGGCCTGCTTGGCCAGCTTGGGCCCGCCGAACTGGTAAGCCGAGTTGATCTTGTGGTCGCCCTGGCCGGGGATCGTCGTCCAGGTGTCGCGCGGCAGGCTCACCACCGTGACCCGGCGGTGGTCCTCCGACAGATGGATCACCATCATCGTGTCGGTGCGCTGGCCCACCTCGCGGCCCAGCTTGAGCCGGTTTTGCTGCTGCCGGCTGAGGTCGTCACGCTTGTCCACGCCGACGAGCAGGATGTTCTCGGCGCCGCCGCGCGCCGCCGACTCGCCGACGCCGGCGTCCACGGTGCCGATCTGCCGCGGCGTCGCCCACACGACGCCGGTGGTGACCAGCACGCAGGTGGACAGGAACCCGGCGACCAGCACGTTGCGCCGCCGCGCCTTCGCGCTGCGCCTGACCGGCCTGCGCGCGCGGTCGGGCGTGAGCCTGACGCCCCCGTAGGCGTCCCCGCCCACGAGCACTCCGGCGTCCTCCTCCTCGCCCGGGTCGTGCATGCCGTCCCCCTCGTCACCCCCGGTATCGGGCTTTCGATTGCCCGACTCCCTCGCCGGTACAGTAGCGTGAGCCCCGCCATGAAGCAGTTCCCCGACTCGCCGCACGCGCCCGCGGAGACGCGCGCCTGGCCCCCCATCTCCGTCATCATGCCGGTCCTCAACGAGGAGCGGCACCTTCGTGAGGCCGTCGACATGGTCCTCGCGCAGCACTACCCCGGTGAGATCGAGGTCGTGCTCGCGGTGGGCCCGTCCCAGGACCGCACCCAGGAGGTCGCCGACGCCATCGCCGCGTCCGACCGCCGGGTCACCGTGGTGCCCAACCCGACCGGCCGCACCCCCAACGCGCTCAACGCCGCGATCGCCGCCTCCCGCAACGGCATCGTCGCACGAGTCGACGGGCACGCCATGCTGCCCTCCGACTACCTGCGCATCGCGGTCGAGACCCTGGCCGAGACAGGCGCCGACAACGTCGGCGGCGTCATGGCCGCGGAGGGGATCAGCCCGTTCGAGCAGGCCGTGGCCTGCGCGATGACCTCCAAGATCGGGGTGGGCGCCGCCGCCTTCCACGTGGGAGGCACGGCGGGCCCCGCCGACACCGTCTACCTCGGCGTCTTCCGCCGCTCGGCGCTCGACCGGGTGGGCGGCTACGACGAGCACTTCCAGCGCGCCCAGGACTGGGAGATGAACCACCGCATCCGCCAGAGCGGCGGCTTGGTGTGGTTCCAGCCGCGCATGCGGGTCTCCTACCGGCCGCGGCCCAACGTCAAGGCCCTCGCCAAGCAGTACTTCCACTACGGCCGCTGGCGGCGGGTGGTCGCGCGCACCCACGAGGGCACGATCAACCTGCGTTACCTCGCCCCGCCCGCCGCGGTGCTGGCGATGATCCTCGGGCTGGTCGTGTCGCCGTTCTTCCCGCTCGGCCTCGTCGTCCCCGGAGGCTACGCCCTCGCGATCGTCGCCGGGTCGGCCGTGACCGGCAGCCACCTGCCGATGGCCGCCCGGCTGCGGCTCCCGCTGGTGTACGCCGCCATGCACTGCTCGTGGGGCTGGGGCTTCCTCACCAGCCCGCGCAGGCTGGCCCGCCCGCCCCGATCGTCATGACCCCGTGAGGACCCGCTCCACCGCCGCGTTGAAGCGGGTCAGCGCGTCCGGATACTCCGGCCCGAGCAGATAGCTCCTGAGCTTCACCCGCGCCCGGGCCAGGGTGTCCTCCCCGTCCAGGAACTCCGCGAGGCCGGCCAGGTCCTCGCCCAGCAGCACGCCCGCCTCCGTGCTCGGATAGCGCTCGTGGAAGGCGTGCTCGGGCAGCCCCGCGACGTTCGTCACCGCGTACGGCTTCTCGCTGGCCAGGAAGTCGGCGACCACGCTGGAGATGTCGCTGATCAGCAGGTCGCACTGGTTGAAGCAGTCGTACAGGTGCGGCTCAGGGCCGGTGACGACCAGGTGCCTGACGTGCGTGGCCGGCCCCTCGGCCCGCGACGGGTGCCGGGCCTTCGACTTGGCCAGCTCGGCCTTCTCGATCATGGCGACGATCCGCCGGTGCGCCCGCAGGGCCGCCTTGTCGCGGTGCCCGGTCAGCGGGTGCGGCTTGTAGATGACCCGCAGCGGCGGATCGTGCTCCAGCAGCGCCCGCACGATACGCGGGCCGAACGTCATCAGCGAGGTGTGGAACAGGTCGTCGTTCCAGCCCTCCCAGGTGGGCGCGTAGAGAACGGTCCGGTACGGCAGCCCCGGCCCCCGCGTCGAGATGCCCTGCAACTGGGGCCGGCCGACCTCGTGGACGCACTCGTCCCGCACGCCGACCTTGGCCTTCCTGTAGCGGTCGCGGCCGGCCGGACCGGCCACCCACACCTCGTCGTACACCCGCGAGAACGGGTTGAACGAGGCTTCCTTGTCGCTGTCGCCGTGGTTGAGGAAGGCGCTGCGGAGCGTCGGGATGCGCAGCATGTGGACGTTGCGGCCGACGTTCGCGACGTACAGGCAGAGCTTGGCGCTGGACAGGGCGCGGAAGCTCATCAGGTCGGCCGACGACGGGATGCACACCATCGGCAGCGACGACGGCTCCAGGTGCCGGGCCATGCCGCGCTCGCGCAGCACCACGATGGCCCGCCGGTCGATGCGCTCCAGCACGGGCAGCCACATGCGGGCCTGGTAGGCGGCGGCCGTCGCGCCCGAGAAGTACAGGATGACCTCCGGGCGGTAGGCGGCCACCTGCGCCCCGACGACCTCCAGCACGCGGACCCGGTCGGTGAGCGGGCGGGTGCGGCGCACGTACGGGAGGAGCGCCAGCGCGCCGGCCGCGCCCAGGGCGAGCGCCAGGGCCGCCCCGCAGCAGGCCGCGACCGCGCCCCACACGGCCCCGAGCACCGGCAGCGCGTCCAGGTAGAGGAAGCGCGTGCCGCGCGGGTCGCCCAGCCAGTGCGGCGGCAGCTTGGGGATGCGCAGCGCCGACACGTCGAGGTTGCGGGTCGTGACCGGCATCCGGCTGAGCGTCTGCCTGAGCAGCAACGCGAGCCCCGTGTGCAGGGCCCGCATCCCGTGGATGCCGAACATCGCGACCGCCAGCGCCAGGAACCACACCGAGTCCGGCCCGGCCGCCCGCGCCACGAGCAGCAGCGCCGCCGTCTCGCGGGCCGCGAAGCGCACCGTGACGCCCAGGTGCACCTGGCCGAGCAGCTCCAGCGGGCGGCGGGCCAGGCGCGGCGCGGCGTACTCGGCGGCGTAGGACACCAGCGCCGCCGCCCCGAACACCAGCGGGGCCGGCCAGAGCGCCGCCGCCAGCAGCGCGGGATAGGAGGCCAGCAGCGCCGCGATCACGATGAGTCTCCTCATCAGATACCTCCGAGGAAACCCCCGCCCTCAGGCAGGGAAAGGATCGGACTCTTGCGGAGCAGGGCAGGAGCAGGCGTTACGCCGCCGGGCAGACCGCAGTCTTTTGGATTCGGCCGGTGCGCGAGTGATCTCGTACATAGAATCGAAAGGTGGCGCAGCTTGTGAAGCGGGCCTACAAGTACCGCTTCTACCCGACCCCCGAGCAGGCCGAAGAGCTTGTCCGGACGTTCGGCTGCGTGCGCCTGGTCTACAACAAGGCCCTGGAGGAGCGGACCCGCGCCTACACGGAGGAAGGCCGTGGGGTCTCCTACACGGAGTCGTCCGCGACGTTGACCGCGTGGAAGCAGACGCCCGAGCTGGCGTTTCTGCGCGAGGTGTCGTCGGTGCCATTGCAGCAGACGCTGCGGCATCTGCAGGCGGCGTTCGCGAACTTCTTCGCCAAACGGGCCAAATACCCCACCTTCAAGTCCCGTAAGAGGTCGCGAGCGTCGGCCGAATACACCCGCTCTGGGTTCCGCTGGCGCGACGGCAGGCTCACCCTGGCCAAGATGGGCGCGCCGCTGGACATCGTGTGGTCGCGCCCACTCCCCGAAGGGGCCGAGCCGTCCACGGTCACCGTGAGCCGGGACCCGGCCGGGCGCTGGTTCGTGTCCCTCCTGGTCGAGGAGAAGATCGCGCCCTTGCCGCCGGT is part of the Nonomuraea coxensis DSM 45129 genome and encodes:
- a CDS encoding DUF2776 family protein, whose protein sequence is MSVVFRAIPLVMGVICGAFGWYVLAGAPDADHFVAGHVTIALAAICYALFTTAATIIRQLISRYSRAWQVILPLTGYLSALIAVVYGVVILTRGDEPPYVVAGHVIVGIGLISACVSTVATSSTRFTLIPVNAARTAEDEPPEEAYSPVVGKVLIAVPALCALAGFVYAFVLMAKGGGTTPEGGAYYTAGHVLFGLSAICASLIALVASIVRQVRNSFGEPERYRWGWLVIVMGTIDILLGVYVLASSDHPYRIAPGCILIGLGLVCYSILSKALLLALVWRRTFPLANRIPMIPVVTALTCLFFGAFLFEAAVTDPSFFIPARVLVGLGAVCFTLFSIVSILEEGTSG
- a CDS encoding serine/threonine-protein kinase, producing MSDPGGFGPLTMDERDPIGPYRIVGRMGAGGMGVVYAGVAADGARVAVKVIHPGLAADPQFLARFVREVELLSRVRGRCVVSVLDADTTAMPPWLATEFVPGPTLSTYVQQNAPLPPGPLLSFGVDIAEALTEIHRAGIVHRDLKPGNVILAGSGAKVLDFGIARALDESGLTGTGALIGTPGWISPEQYRGDQADAAADVFAWGALMTYAATGRPPFGTGAPDVLAYRVMGVDPDLSGVPEEVRELVRSALAKDRTARPPAEEVLARIAAIRSGTGPTPVTLPVTRTKVMPPPAVPAQRVTVPGWAAGVVAAAVVAVVAGGAVLAASSGGGLLTALLGPGGGPAATTYEESPEPDTSDETTTAATTTDDPTDEPSDDPTDEPTDDAEDETAAPEKTPAPRRQPTAGARRSTASVPCASEGSILRQAAALNGGSLPSDAAVESRLCVGNWVAARIASPSVGGIDLIATRDATRFLDGDIGSNLCSRDYGSKLVTAAPARITSFLCPNGVD
- a CDS encoding ISL3 family transposase, producing the protein MHNPIETSTEATLLLDLEGLHVVKVERDHDGHRIVHVVTADESARACPACGVFSVTVKERVATRPRDLRAGDSPYTLLWHKLRWSCREPLCPRGSFTEQIPQVSAGMRTTARLRRACGRAIADGGRTVTQAARDHRLSWPIAMRELRAYATEVLPDQPEPTPVIGIDEIRRGRPRWEQDPDTGKYRLIADRWHVGFTDLATGQGLLGQVEGRLSTSVAAWLNARPKAWRTALTHVAIDMCQTFRCAVRAALPHAIIVVDHFHLVQLANGKLADLRRRLTWKMRDRRGRTGDPEYDHRRLLRSNREDLTDEQIAILERDLTRIGTYGRHILAGWHAKEKLRYLLALARTNPARSTIAHRLHAFYIWCADHPYLPELVTLAETVASWWKEIEAFLLTGITNAKSEGTNRVIKLEARCAYGFRNPANQRLRSRCATTRESRNRAIPA
- a CDS encoding MBL fold metallo-hydrolase, which encodes MSRVTFLGTGNFQAAERYWNGFVLDDHILVEPSPTALPHLRRCGIDVAGLDVVAISHFHADHTFGWPFLLLELLHRHAATPLHVVGPPRVEQFLRTMMDVAGVPGIHEEAHEKLDIRYVEVDCSWQVAGPLRFRAVEVDHVAHLDCYGYVFERAGATVGYSGDTRPGAGLDALAAASDALILECNGPHHPAAGHMEVGHVEALRRRFPDVPFVLTHLGAGVEAGHIERCLVPDDFQTVEI
- a CDS encoding DUF4097 family beta strand repeat-containing protein; its protein translation is MTRLAALAASTALAALTALATAGCGGLDLDAEEVRSSRAFPVTGTTLKIVSSLGGVRVLPGSAGSVRVDRWVRGKAAGEGNATWSLRDGVLRLGADCSMIVGDCGARYHVEVPPAVHVTVEAPDGVTLKNLGQDVDAVSREHIQVDGASGRLRLRSDGPITGTALTSAAVRARTVDGAIDVTFVTAPADLDLESADGRVTATVPKGSYAVTARSRDGSVTSDLRSDPKASAVIVARSGTGNVRVRVP
- a CDS encoding LLM class flavin-dependent oxidoreductase, which gives rise to MRLGVMFDRGLPPERLVPFARELDDSSADDLWVVEDLGWAGGLTSAATALAVTSRLRVGIGITPAPLRNPMLLAMELGNLARLHPGRLAAGIGHGVREWMRQVGAAPASPLSLLEETITSVRALLRGETVTLEGREVRLDGVSLVHPPATVPPVLAGVKGPRSLALSGRVAEGTILPEGVGPAQLTALRETIGAGDGHEVVMFTFLGVGDGHTVDRGLVEGQAAFLGVAPEDVMMATGTAEEAAGRVKALAAAGADTVVVRPLDLTDPLRHVRALLAAL